The window GCGCACTTTGTCCAAGGTGGCAGGCATGCGGCCTGTTTTGAGGTAGTGCGCGGCTGTGGCTTGTGCAAACGTACTGGTATGCGCATCACTGAATTGCTTGCACATGACCGCGCGACTTAAAAGCTCAGAAGGCGCAATCATCCAACCCACGCGCAGGCCAGGGCTGAGTACTTTGGACAAGGAGCCGCAGTGCACCAACCAATCTCGGCTACCAGGCACCTGTGCACTTAGGGCCAACAAACTGGGCGGTGGTGCCTCGTTGAAATACAAATCGCCGTAGGGGTCGTCTTCCACCATCAGGGTTTGGTATTTGACGGCCAGCTCTAACAACTTTTTGCGACGCGCCAAACTGAGCAAGGCACCGGTCGGGTTGCCAAATGTGGGGATGACATACACAAACTTCGGGCGATGTTCGGCAATGAGTTTTTCCAATGCAACGGTGTCGACACCTTCGCCATCGACCGGTGCAGAAACGAGCTCGGCACCATACAACCTGAAGCACTGAATGGTGGCCAAAAATGTGGGGCCTTCCACAATCACTTTGTCGCCAGGGCTGATCATGGTTTTGCCAAGCAAGTCGAGTGCTTGCTGGCTGCCAGTGGTCACGATCAATTGATCGGCGGCCAAACCAGTCGCGCCCTTTTGTGCCATGAAGTGCGCCAACTGCTCGCGCAGGGGGCCGTAGCCTTCGGTTGCGCCATATTGCAATGCAGCACCGGGTTCTTGAGACAAGGCTTGCGACGAAGCTTCGCGAATGCCTTCAACGTCAAACATGGCGCTGTCGGGGAAGCCACCGGCAAAGCTGATGATGCCGGGCTTGCCCAGAAGTTTGAA is drawn from Limnohabitans sp. 103DPR2 and contains these coding sequences:
- a CDS encoding aminotransferase-like domain-containing protein; its protein translation is MQFADRLNNVETSAIRELFKLLGKPGIISFAGGFPDSAMFDVEGIREASSQALSQEPGAALQYGATEGYGPLREQLAHFMAQKGATGLAADQLIVTTGSQQALDLLGKTMISPGDKVIVEGPTFLATIQCFRLYGAELVSAPVDGEGVDTVALEKLIAEHRPKFVYVIPTFGNPTGALLSLARRKKLLELAVKYQTLMVEDDPYGDLYFNEAPPPSLLALSAQVPGSRDWLVHCGSLSKVLSPGLRVGWMIAPSELLSRAVMCKQFSDAHTSTFAQATAAHYLKTGRMPATLDKVRKVYADRAQTMCDALRKDLGNAISFVQPQGGLFVWAHLTGANGNVNDGNTFAKMAIDQGVAFVPGAPFYCQNPDHSTLRLSFATVGEDKILEGVARLKQAMASSH